The stretch of DNA TATGACCACCACCCATATGACGGGTAGTGATATGCCCATTGTTGTTACGGCCCGCGGTTTTGCTTTTGCTTTCAACTAAAGATGCTACCGGCTTGCCTTTATGCAAGCCAGGCGTAACCACTTTAACGACAGCGCGACGACCAGGGGACGTTGGTTTAACTTTAATCAGTGCCATGCTCTACTCCTACTGGCCAGCCGCAAAATTGATCTCTTGCCCAGGTTTCAGGCAGACAAAAGCTTTCTTCCAATCGCTACGACGACCCATAAATCGACCGAAACGCTTTTGCTTACCCTTAACATTTGCAATTTGAACGCTATTAACTTCAACCTTGAACAACATTTCAACCGCTGCCTTTACTTCAGGCTTGGTAGCATCAGATGCCACACGGAAAACAACTTGTTCATGCTTATCCGCAACATATGTACTCTTTTCAGAGATTTGCGGAGCAAGGATGATTTGAAGCAAGCGCGCATCTTTAAAATTAGCTGTACTCATGCCAACATCTCCTCAACCATCTTCACCGCAGCACTTGTCATAAGCACTCGACCATAGCGAACCATACTTACAGGATCAATATGACGCGGCTCAACAATCAATACATTAGGCAAATTACGTGACGACATCCAAAGATTGTCATCTAAATTATCGGTAACAATCATTACGCGATCCGAAAATCCCATACCTTTAAGCTTAGCAGCCAAAAGTTTAGTTTTCGGGGCATCAATAATCAGTGAATCGACAACAGACAAACGCCCTTCACTCACCAGCTTCGAGAATATCGAAGCTAAGCCAGCGCGATACATCTTACGGTTAACCTTTTGTGAGAAATTCTCATCAGGGCTATTTGGAAACGCACGACCACCTCCACGCCAGATTGGGCTGGAAGTCATACCTGAACGCGCACGTCCGGTACCTTTTTGACGCCATGGCTTTTTGGTACTGTGCTTAACCATTTCACGGTCTTTTTGCGCACGGTTACCGCTACGAGCGTTAGCCATATAGGCTGTAACAACCTGATGCACCAACGCTTCGTTGAATTCACGACCAAACAAAGAATCCGATGCAGTAATACTGCTTGCATCCTGACCTTGTTCGTTAATCATCTTAAGTTCCATTATGCACCTACCTTCACGCTTGGACGCACAACCACATGACCGCCTTTAGATCCCGGGACAGCACCTTTAACAAGGATTAACTGACGCTCGGTA from Sulfuriferula thiophila encodes:
- the rplW gene encoding 50S ribosomal protein L23 — encoded protein: MSTANFKDARLLQIILAPQISEKSTYVADKHEQVVFRVASDATKPEVKAAVEMLFKVEVNSVQIANVKGKQKRFGRFMGRRSDWKKAFVCLKPGQEINFAAGQ
- the rplD gene encoding 50S ribosomal protein L4; amino-acid sequence: MELKMINEQGQDASSITASDSLFGREFNEALVHQVVTAYMANARSGNRAQKDREMVKHSTKKPWRQKGTGRARSGMTSSPIWRGGGRAFPNSPDENFSQKVNRKMYRAGLASIFSKLVSEGRLSVVDSLIIDAPKTKLLAAKLKGMGFSDRVMIVTDNLDDNLWMSSRNLPNVLIVEPRHIDPVSMVRYGRVLMTSAAVKMVEEMLA